The genomic DNA TTCGCCAGACGTTCCTGAAGCTTCTCGCGGTCGTAGTCGGAGGTGGACTTGTCGATGGCGACGCGGATCTCGTCGATGCGACCCTTGATCCTGTCGCCGTCACCGCCACCGTCGATGATGGTGGTGTCGTCCTTGTCGATCACCACCCTCTTGGCGTGGCCCAGATCGGAGGCCACGGCGTTTTCGAGCTTGAAGCCGACCTCCTCGGAGATCACCTGACCGCCGGTCAGGATCGCGATGTCCTGGAGCATGGCCTTGCGCCGGTCGCCGAATCCGGGGGCCTTGACCGCCGCGACCTTCAACGTGCCGCGCAGCTTGTTCACGACGAGGGTCGCCAGCGCCTCGCCCTCGACGTCCTCCGCGACGATGAGCAGCGGACGCCCGGACTGCGCCACCTTCTCGAGGATGGGCAGCAGGTCCTTCATCGCACTGATCTTCTTGTCGTGGATGAGGATCATGGGCTCGTCGAGCACCGACTCCATCCGCTCCGGATCGGTGACGAAGTAGGGGGAGAGGTAGCCTCGGTCGAACTGCATGCCCTCGACGGTGTCGAGAGTGGTGTCGAGGCCGCGCGCCTCCTCCACTGTGATCACGCCGTCCTTGCCCACCTTCTCCATGGCGTCGGAGATGAGCTCGCCGATCTCGGCGTTGTTGTTGGCGGAGATGGCGCCTACCTGCGCGATCTCCCGCCTGCCCTTGGTCTCGACCGAGAGGCCCTGGAGCTCGGCCACCGCCCGCTCCACCGCCCTGTCGATGCCGCGCCGGATCCCCATGGGGTTGGTGCCGGCGGTGACGTTCTTGAGGCCCTCGCCGAATATGGCCTGCGCGAGGACGGTCGCGGTGGTGGTGCCGTCGCCGGCCACGTCCGAGGTCTTGGTGGCGACCTCCTTCACCATCTGGGCTCCCATGTTCTCGACGGGGTGCTCGAGCTCGACCTCCTTGGCCACGGACACGCCGTCCTTGGTGACGGTCGGGGAGCCGAACTTGCGATCCAGAACGACGTTACGACCCTTGGGGCCGAGCGTCACGCGGACCGCCTTCGCGAGCTTGTCGACGCCGGTCTTCAGGCGTGACCGCGCCTCGACATCAAACACCAGCTCTTTGGCTGCCATGCTTGTTTCTCCTTGTTTCTGTTGGGGGCTACGAGACGATGGCGAGGATGTCCGACTCGCGAAGAATCAGATAGTCCTGGCCGTCGAGGGTGACTTCGGTGCCGCTGTACTTGCCGTACAGGACGCGATCGCCTTCGGACACGTCCATGTCGAGGCGGGTACCGTCGTCGGAGAGTCGGCCGGGGCCGACCGCGGTGACTTCGCCCTGCGAGGGCTTCTCCTTGGCGGTGTCGGGGATGTAGAGGCCTCCCCGCATCTGCTCGGCCTCGTCGAGCGGCTTCACGACCACTCGGTCGGCCAAGGGCCTGACGTTGCTCATGCGCGTTCCTCCCGTTATGGGACAGTTGTTGGTGGGTGCGTACGCCGCGAGCGAGCGTGCGTCGCGGGTTGTTGGCACTCGCAGGCATCGAGTGCTAACAGGGGGAAGATAACCAAGAACTCGAGGACGGGTCAAGTCCCCACCGGCCGTCGCGGATGACGACGACCGGCGTCGAGAGGTCAACCGGTCAGCATCCCCCCCGCCGCCGCCAGGCCGTGGAGAGTGAGGTCGGGTTCGACCTGATCGACGCAGGTCAGGCTCGGGGCCACCACTCCCGCGAGACCGCCGGTGGCCACCACGAACGGATCCCGCCGCCACTCGTCCTTGATCTGTCGCACGATCGTCTCCACCCCGGCGATCGCCGTCCAGAAGACGCCGCTCCGCATGCACTCCTCGGTGCGGGTCCCAATGATCTTCTTCGGCAGGCTCA from Gemmatimonadota bacterium includes the following:
- the groL gene encoding chaperonin GroEL (60 kDa chaperone family; promotes refolding of misfolded polypeptides especially under stressful conditions; forms two stacked rings of heptamers to form a barrel-shaped 14mer; ends can be capped by GroES; misfolded proteins enter the barrel where they are refolded when GroES binds), producing MAAKELVFDVEARSRLKTGVDKLAKAVRVTLGPKGRNVVLDRKFGSPTVTKDGVSVAKEVELEHPVENMGAQMVKEVATKTSDVAGDGTTTATVLAQAIFGEGLKNVTAGTNPMGIRRGIDRAVERAVAELQGLSVETKGRREIAQVGAISANNNAEIGELISDAMEKVGKDGVITVEEARGLDTTLDTVEGMQFDRGYLSPYFVTDPERMESVLDEPMILIHDKKISAMKDLLPILEKVAQSGRPLLIVAEDVEGEALATLVVNKLRGTLKVAAVKAPGFGDRRKAMLQDIAILTGGQVISEEVGFKLENAVASDLGHAKRVVIDKDDTTIIDGGGDGDRIKGRIDEIRVAIDKSTSDYDREKLQERLAKLAGGVAVINVGAATETEMKEKKALVEDALHATRAAVEEGIVPGGGVALLRVQSVLDSVTPESEDEVVGVNILSRALEHPVRQIAENAGVDGSIVVDRIRGGEGAYGYNALTGEYENLTSAGVIDPTKVVRTALQNASSIAGLLLTTEAVVVEIPEEEKASAGGPPGAGDMGGMY
- the groES gene encoding co-chaperone GroES, with product MSNVRPLADRVVVKPLDEAEQMRGGLYIPDTAKEKPSQGEVTAVGPGRLSDDGTRLDMDVSEGDRVLYGKYSGTEVTLDGQDYLILRESDILAIVS